The sequence GTAAGGTTGTTAGGGTCGTTCTTTTATCCTGACGACATTGGATTACATCAATTATTACTATGTTGTGTCAATTAAAAAGTACAATCTATGTATAGCACCAGCAGTAATGTTGTTAGGATTGTTTTTGACTGACAGTATCATAACCGAGTCGTTTATCTCAATTAATGTGCACTATTGTATCCCCTTCGTTTTTTTTTGCTTTCCTTTTTTTAGAAACATAATCTTTAGTTTTTTATTATGTATTACATATATGGCAATGACTCCTATGCAAGCAGTGTATATATAATATAGGAcagtcttttttttttttttgccgtTCCTACGGAGAGAATTGCAGTCCAAATATCATGTTAGTCAGTTAGTGGCTCAGTTTGCGATCTAAAATGCAAAACAACAAACCTAGTAATGTCTAAAGTGTGCAGATAAAGTGGCATACTTAGATAAAAATAGGGAAGATGGGGTAATATTGTAGgattgtagtataatttgtaacgGGAGAGGAAGTAGCATTGTAGGATCGGGGTAATGTAAAATTTCATATCACTAGCAGATGGCGGGTGCCCGTACGGTTGCTACTGGCGGCCAAAACAGATGAGCACCAGAGACCCTTTGGAAAGATAACATATGACGTACGTTGCTACTTGCTACGGTGGCCAAAACAATTTTAGCACCGGACACCCTTTGGAAAGAATGAATTTTATAGAAATTGTATAAGAACTTCACATAGTTCACTTTTATTATAGGAAAAAAAAACGCAACTTCTAGAGTTCCAATCCAAAGGAAGGGCCCTCAATGCTCAACGTAACCAATGTTGGTAAAAATGTAGCAACATATCATTGGCCTTAAACAATTAATATTCACGCTCTATGTAAATATTCGAGAGTACACAAAAGAACTCTTGGACGCCAGTAGTCCAAACTTACTAGAACATTAGATAACTGTAAAAAAAAGTGTTATCAGCATGTATTTAGCATCAAGCACCGTTCGTTCATCGTGATTCATGATAATCTTAATAACTTGAGATTAGACTAGAGTTTAAACCAAAAGAAATCACAAAGTCTCCTTTTCTTATTAAACTTAAGATAAGTTAATTCCTCAATTCGCGAGATGTACACTTAAGGTGAGACAAGACAAAAAGCAACGCGTAAGAGAGCCCAGAGTTGAAGTTTGCCTGACCTCAAATATCTTAAGTTGCAGGGTTCAAAAGTGTGTATGTACATGAATTTGTTGAAATAAATAGAAACTCTCACTTTACAAACTCACATCAACAGAATGCTAGTTGCCCATTCCTGTATTCATAAATATATTGGAGGTGTAACAACAGCCAGCCTAGGCCtagtttggatactctagtaacgagtgggattggagtggattgagaTGTATTGAGAGAGTATTTGATCTATTAGGGATTTACACCCTCTCCAATCCCTTCAAAACACTCTAATCCCAAAGTATCCAAACTAGCCCCTAGGAGTTTTTTCGACTTGTGAAACTAGGGGAAATACCGATACAAGTTAGGGAATACCAAAAACAGCCCCTACTGGTGACGAAGCATTGGAGGGAGGCGATCTAGGTACAAGCAGGACAGGGTATCACAAATTCAGGGCTATACAGTTCTAGCTCTACTATTCATTGCAGCTTCCAAGGCAGTGCCATTCTTCAGTGCTTCTTGGCTTTCAGCCTCCCTTCCCAGGTTGTGAAGTGCCAAGGCCTGCAGGTAGTGTCCCATCGGCCAGTCCGATGCAATAACCTCGGCTCTCTTTGCATCCTCAAGGCCTTCCTGTGGGTTGCCAGCCACCACATATGCGAAGCATCTCCGCCCCAGCATGGTTGGAGCCACCCCTGCACCTGAGTCGATGAACTGGCAAGCATCCGATACCACAGCACAGATTAATAGCCTGAAGGTGCTAAGCAAACATACCAAAAGCATAAGCCTGCACTACTTCACACTGCCTGTGTCTTCACTATAATAGACCACAAAGAGAACGACTAGTTCCTAGACATTCGCACAGCTGTGTcaatatgtgtatcatgcagctaCAAAACCACCTAAACTAAACATCAAATGCAGCTTGAAATGCCTTACACACATGCTAACTTAGCAACTGTCATAGCAACCCACTAGAGGACAAAAAATTGGGACATTACTCTGAAAACCCATAAACATGCCTAGTTAGAAGAAAAGCAATCTAAAAGCGGCTTGAATACAATGAAATTGCAAAGGTGACATTCTGAAATAGGACAAAAAGGTAGGTACAGATATAGGAAGGAGAATTATTGGTGAGCATCACATGATAATATAAGCATACCCTTGAGTAACACTCAATTGCAGTCGAGTAATCCTTAGACCTAAAGGCGTTGTCTGCATGCCTCTTAACAACAAAGCTCTCAGATACATCATCATTCCATGACTGGAGAGATAGCTGCAAGTTCCACCATTCAAAATACATTTGTAAGAATATATATATGACTGGGCATGATTAAATAGTTCAAATGCGAATGTAACCTCAAAGTTGTGTTCCATGCAGAATGTGACTAGCAAATGAATGCCATTGTTTTGTCATACATCTAGGACCAGCAAGATTTTATCACATCAAAGCAGTATAAAACAGGAACAGTGTTTTCAAGTCGTCAAACTAATTGCaattaatcacgattagtcggacTAATCGGTGGACTGGCAACGACTAGTCCGACTAGAATTCTATTCGTCCGACTAATTGTGATTAATCATGATTAGTCGGGCTAATCGGTGAGCTGGCCATGCAAGGCCATTGATGACAACCCCCGCTATTTAtctatcacatgactttaataacTGGACTGCTGAAAATAGTAAAGCACAATTGTGTTGCAGCAACAAACATCTTAGGAATATGGTTTAATGGCAAATAGTTCTTTTACCTCAGCATTAGCAGTGTCATCCTCATCATATCCATCATGCAGTAATATTTCGTGCACCTCATTCAGGTCTGCTCTGGCAAAAGCTTTCCCAATAGCGGATAAAGAAATTCGATCTGAGTTTTTATTATCATGTTGGATCCCCAGCAAAGTGTGTGAAGGAGTCTGCATTAAAAATTCAGCTAGAACTATTAAGCAAGGAAAACTATAAACATAATGACACAAGTCCACATGCTAGAAAATAAAAGTAAAAAATCTATGGCACACAACCAATCTGTGTTCTCAACACATGCACTAAATGCATTTGAGCAAAATAACATTGGATTTACTACCCCTAATATACAATTGAAACAAAATCTAACAAGGGACATTTGCATACTCAATAATCACCATGGCGTAAGAATTTTAACATGAAAATACAATAAGAAAGAACATTACAGAAACATCTTTCTGGAGACATTCGAGACCGGATACCACCGTTTTCAAATTTGGCCGGTCACGTGCTTCATATTGCAAGCAGCGGGATGCTAATCGCATCAAGTCAGTTCCATCGGAGCTGGATACATGACCTTCCAAGCAAGAATCCATCAGCACTAGAAAGTTCTTCCCTCTTATAAGGTCGAGTGCCtacagagaaaataaaaagaaaaggtaagGTCAACTTGTTCCCTTGAAAAAATATATATCAATGGCGAACGCTAGTCAAACTAAATATCCACACACAAAGAGCTAGATAAAGGGGATACAAGGTTAGTGTAATGTTTTTCTATATAAAATGTAGAATATGGTAATAGCACTACAGCGCCAATGTATTATAATTGTAGAATATGTaaaaagcacataaatagagtgtgCAAACTTACATGACTTGGTGGAATGTGCTTTCCACTCAGGAGATCAAGCAAGACAGTGCCAAAACTGTAAACCACACTCTCAGGACTTACTCTGCCTGCAGGTGCAGAACAGATAACAGTTCAAAACAAATGAAGAGGCACATTCCCAAAAATGTTTCATGGATACTATTGCTAGCGTGTGGCACATTTACCTGTCTTAAGATACTCAGGAGGCGTGAAGGCCAAATTAGTACTGTAGCTCTTTCCATCACGGCTGTTCTTCATCAGACCAAAACATGATAGTCTTGGGTTACCTTCCTATAAAATTGGCCCACAATCAAAACACAAAAAGGTTAATGCTTTGTATCAAAACTCAGAAAAGCAACTAACGCGAACAAGTAAAGACCCACCGCATCGAAGACGACCCTGTATGCATGCAGGTCATGATAGAGTGCCCTCCCTTTGCTACTGCAGTATTCCAACGCCTGTGCCACATAAAATGCAGCCCTCGTCCTCATTGCCCAACTCAACGGATTTGTCTCCCCTGCCACAATAACCACCATGAGGATAAAATACAAGTATTATCTTAACACAGAGCAATTATCATATACTTAGATtgatacttcacttaatgatcgaAAATACTAAATGCTAAGACCCGTACAGCCATATCGCTTCAAGAGTGGTCAATAAATGAAAGGTCATAGATTCGAATCATCCCTAGTAAGCACCATTTGTTGGAACCAAAGTTTGCAGGTTAGATGCAATCAAGCTACAGATATCCTCCAGCATGGCCTAAAAATCAATGGCATGAATGACTACCATACCTCCAACAAGAATAAAGTAATGAAGTGGCAGATCCCAATATGGATGACTAAAAGTATCTATGGAAAACAAGTATGTTGATTTTGAGCTTAGCCTAAAATACAGAAATAACAAACAGGTAGAGTATTTGGTAGTAGAAACTACTTCCACCCTCTGCTGCCCAAGGTAACACTTCCACAGTGGCTACTGGTACTGAGGTACAGAACACACATCCTTAAATATGATGAGCAAAATTAATTATAAAAGACCTGTGTCGATTTGCAGTTAGCCTAAGGTACAGATATAACACCAGACAAAGCAAACAGCTAAAGAGTTATGCAGCAGAGACTAACGAACAACTCTGCAATTGAAGGCAACACGTACATAATGGATACAGGCGACAAACACACATTCTTAAATATGGGTGTCCCAGCACCATCACCTTGATGCTACATTCGAACTAGTACACTACCAAATCAGAATCAACTCTAACAAGCCCAGATGTGCTAGTTGCAGCTAATGCAAGAGAGGGGAAAGGAAGGAGAAACCAAACATACAGTGGAAAAGATGCTTTGCCAAGGTCTCGTGCGGCATGAACTCGGCGACGAGGAGACGCTCGCCGCTCTCGTAGCAGCAACCGATCAGATTGGCCAGCCGGCGACTGCGCAGCTGCCCAACAGCCCTcgcctcctcctgcacccacgggCACACGCAGCCATTCAATCAGACGCCGCAGAGGCAAGACGAACATAAGAAACGATCCATCCATCACACTGAGCCAGTTGCACGAACCAGGAACTGTCGTGAGTCCGGCCAGGCGGAGCGGCCGAAGCGCTTGATGGCGACGGTGCGGCCGGAGCTGAAGAGCGTGCCGCGGTAGACCACGTTGGGCGCCTTCTCGCCGTGCTCCGACACGATGCGGTCGGTGGCGAAGCCGTCGGTGGCCACCCGGAGCTCGGCGAGGCTGTACTCGGCGAACACCGGCACGCCGCTGCCGTCATCTTCGGCGGCGCCATTCTCTGCACAGGGAATCGAACACGGCCGTCGGATCAGGACCAAGGACGCGAAGCAGCGAACAGCCAGACACAGCTGCACACCGCGCTCGGAATCAAGAGCGAACCACTCGCTGCTAGTGCTAGCTCCGCATTGCTCTCTGGAGCGGAGGAGAAGCGTGAGGAGTCAGCGAAGCAAAGTGGCGGCCGCCGCCGGCCAGAGCGAACCACGATTCGGATCGCTCTTGCGCGTGCGAGCAGATCGACCGGATGGGATCGGAGCCACAGTTCCAGCGAGATCGACGGGGCCGCCGCAAATGCCGGGCCAAACGGAAGCACAAAATCACGCACCCGGCAACGAACAACAGAAGGGCCCCCAAATGCCGGGCCGACGCCGCCGGCCCCCAACGGAAAATCAGGCGAGGGGCGCGCGCGGCGAGAGCAAGAGGAGAGAAGGTTAAAAAAAACACGGAGAATCCTGGGGAGAGGCAGCCAGCGGTGGCAATGTGCGGTAGGCGCGTACCGAGCATCGGCGATTTGAAGCGGGGAGGCCACCAGCAGACGGAGAGCTTGGAGCAGCGAGCACCCATGGccgcgctcgctcgctcgcttGCCTAGATCTCGTAGGGCAGCCCGCAGCAGGCGACGGTTCCGTCCACCACCTCTCGCTCGCTTGCCACTGGTTGGACTCGGTTAGACTAAAATAGTTGCGAGGTGTGATGAGGAGGGGCGGTCGGTGTTGGGAGTGGGACTGGGAGGGAGGAAGAAAGGACCCGGGTGGGGCGTCCGGGTTGTGGATCCGAGGAGGAAGGTGGCGATGGGCTTTTCCGCTCTTCCTTCCCCCGCTGTGCAACCTGTTTGCTGCCTTTCTCCCTCGCCCCGCCGAgcattatatatatatactcgCGAATTGTTTTCTTTTTCCACCGAGCATATCTGTTGGTTCTCACTCACTTCACAGCACTTTTCAAAATCTCGCTTTTAAAATATGCTGCCTCCATTTTTAAATAGTTAAGGTCGGGTAGTTCATTTTTGTAACTAGAAAGCATCAAATAAAGAAAAACAAACGGAGGGCGTCAGAAACTCTAAACTGTTCATAAGTCAATTATTGGCAATATGTGAAAATATATTCAGATGGGAACTATCTTCCCCTCACGTTACATGTAGTATCTTGTTTCATTTCTCCTATCGGTATGTGGTGGGTTCCAGCAATGTGATGGTAATAAAATGATAACCCAGTTCAAATGAGTGGATCCATATTTTTAGTAGCTCTTAATTCTCATAATAATACCATGTCTTATTTGACTCAGAAAGGAGCAGTGGCCATATTAACTACATACTACTCTTGCCAACGATGGTACTCATTAGAAGAACCTACTTTGAAAAAGGTAAGGAAAATCAGCACTTAGTAATCTGCGTACTGTACAGGTAGCGGTATTACTACTAACTCCTAGTCAAAAGCGCGCAGTAGCCTCTACTTTAGCACTGACCAGTTTCGTTCCGTTACATTCCGTTACATTATGTCTTATTTGATAACAGATGTTTGCTAGTTAAATTAAAATGGATGGTGTTGTTTGATCCAGGAAAAAATTAGAGACGGGCCAGGACAGCTAAATTAAAGAGTACGTAGTCGTTTACAGGCAGGCACATGGGGGTGGTGTGTGGgtgggagcaagcagcggccaagCACTTGCGAGGATCGAAGTCCAAGTCGCTGTCAGGATTATTAACACGCGGTGCAACGCAACGTGAGTCGACACCGGACCGGAGTATGTATGGATTGCTGTTGTTCCGGGCCGTATTCATTATCAAATATTTGTCTTTGACTAgtttttatttttgaactaaaacacgTCAAATAAAAAAAACTAAAGCGAGGTTTTTTCTCTCTCGATCAAAACCGCGTGGGCCGCCGAGCTTCCGTAATTCGGTTGCACGCACATCAGCAGACCATAATAATGATGGCGCACAGCTACTAGCGGCGCATGGGGGCGACGGCAGGCTAATGCTCCCCTAATTCTATAGGACATGTTAGTTCTTTTA is a genomic window of Zea mays cultivar B73 chromosome 5, Zm-B73-REFERENCE-NAM-5.0, whole genome shotgun sequence containing:
- the LOC100192584 gene encoding putative protein kinase superfamily protein, whose amino-acid sequence is MGARCSKLSVCWWPPRFKSPMLENGAAEDDGSGVPVFAEYSLAELRVATDGFATDRIVSEHGEKAPNVVYRGTLFSSGRTVAIKRFGRSAWPDSRQFLEEARAVGQLRSRRLANLIGCCYESGERLLVAEFMPHETLAKHLFHWETNPLSWAMRTRAAFYVAQALEYCSSKGRALYHDLHAYRVVFDAEGNPRLSCFGLMKNSRDGKSYSTNLAFTPPEYLKTGRVSPESVVYSFGTVLLDLLSGKHIPPSHALDLIRGKNFLVLMDSCLEGHVSSSDGTDLMRLASRCLQYEARDRPNLKTVVSGLECLQKDVSTPSHTLLGIQHDNKNSDRISLSAIGKAFARADLNEVHEILLHDGYDEDDTANAELSLQSWNDDVSESFVVKRHADNAFRSKDYSTAIECYSRFIDSGAGVAPTMLGRRCFAYVVAGNPQEGLEDAKRAEVIASDWPMGHYLQALALHNLGREAESQEALKNGTALEAAMNSRARTV